From the genome of Planctomycetia bacterium:
CCAGAGCAACCAGAGTTTGGTTCCATGAACTTCTGTCCTCAGCATGGTAATGCACTTCCTTTACTTGCTTCTATAAAAAGTCTGCTTCTGACAACCTGCATCACATCATCTTGTTGACAGTTTGAAGTGTGCTGAGTTTCAGATCTGTCAGACTATATGGATGAAGCAGTGCAATGATACAACGACACCAGAAAATGTGGTGATCACAGATTCAATTGTTGGGAAATCAGTCAAGAAATAATCTTACCTTGTTACACTATTATTTGCCACCTATGAACTGGTATTACTGTTTCCAGAACAATGACATGGATCAAGCATGTCTGAAGTGCCTATCAATAGATGGTGTGGAATTATCTGCATCGCAGTGGCGGAGTTGGATGTTTATTCGTTACTTTACTGGTAGTCCCCGATGAAGATTTCTGAACCGCTTAATATTGTTCAACAACTGAAAATGGCACGGCAGAATGTGCCAGGCGCTCGAGGCGATCTGTTGGAGAACTATCGCAACTATCTCGAACTGTTAGCCAGGGTTGAAATCGGCAGACTGTTGCAGACGAAACTTGATACGGCAGATGTGGTACAGGAAACTTTTCTGGAAGCACATCGCCATTTTGATGGATTTCGAGGCAATACGGAAAGTGAACTGGTTGCCTGGCTAAGGAGTATTTTCTCTGCCAAGCTTTCCAACCTGGTGCGGCATTACCTGGGAACACAGGCCCGTGATATTCGAAGGGAGAACGCCCTCGAATTTAACCTCGACCACTCCAGTCGCATGCTGGATCGAGGCCTGTTTACGCCTGAAGGCACTCCCAGCCAGCAGGTGGTACAGCGGGAGCAGGGGGTATTGCTGGCGGAAGCGCTGGCGAAATTGCCTGACAACTATCGAGAAGTGATAGTGCTTCGCCATCTGGAGGAATTGACATTTCCTGAAGTGGCACAAAGGCTGGAGCGAACGGAGAATAGTGTGCAGAAGATCTGGGTACGGGCACTAGCCAAGCTTCGCCAATTGATGGGGGCATCAGAATGAGTCGTCAATCGGTTATCAAAAACGATTCAGACGGGGATGCAATCACTGATTCCATGATGGATGATCCTCGTGTTCTCGAAGTGGTAAATGCTTATCAGCATGAATTGGATCAGGGCCGTCATCCGGATCGCAAACACTATATTCAGCGCTATCCAGATGTATCTTCTGCAGTGAAGCAATGTCTCGAAGGACTGGATCTGGTTCGAAGTGGCATACGGCAGTCAAAATCGAAGGCAGGCTCCACGTTCGTTCCCGGTGCAACTGCTCACGCCGGTGAGTTATCAGCCAGTCCCTTGGGTGATTTTCAGATTGTCAGGGAAATTGCCCGTGGTGGCATGGGTGTGGTGTATGAAGCAATTCAATTATCGCTGGGCAGGCGGGTAGCTCTCAAAGTATTGCCTTTTGCTGCGACGATGGATGCAAGGCGTTTGCAGCGATTCAAGAATGAAGCCCAGGCTGCTGCATTGCTGCACCATACCAACATCGTTCCCATCTATGCGGTTGGTTGTGAACGGGGCGTGCATTTCTATGCCATGCAGTTGATCGAGGGGCAATCGCTGGCGATTATCATTGAACAACTGCAGCAGCAACAGGTGCAACTCGAACCAGCAAGCCCGTTGCCCAGAGCTGGAGCGACCTTGCCAAGTACTGCAAGTCTGCCTGGAACGGAAGCGATGCTGCATCGCACTGAGCAGCAACCAGCAGAGCGAAAACAGAGCAGTACACTGCAGATTTCCGCTGCGGTTACCAGTGGCGCCAAGCTGGATAGTGAAACATATATCCGAAGAGTAGCCAGGCTAATGGTGCAGGCTGCGGATGCACTGGAGCATGCCCATCAGGCTGGCGTCATTCATCGCGATATCAAACCAGGCAACCTTCTTATTGATGCTTCGGCAAATTTGTGGATTACCGATTTCGGGTTAGCCCAGTTACAGGCCGACAATGGCCTGACACGTTCAGGCGATTTTCTCGGCACGTTCCGATACATGAGTCCTGAGCAGACGGGTGGCAAGCGCACTATGCTCGATCATCGAACCGATATCTACTCATTGGGTGCAACTTTTTACGAACTGTTGACACTGCGTCCCGCACTGCCCGGCGAAACTCATCAGGAACTGCTGTATTCCATTCTGCATGTAGAGCCAGCGAGCCCAAGGCAATGGAATCGTGCCATACCTCCTGAAATGGAAACCATTCTGCTGAAGTCGTTATCCAAGCATCCAGCTGATCGCTACCAGACGGCAGCAGAACTCAGTGCAGATGTTCAGCGGTTTCTCGATCACAAGCCGATCACAGCCAGGCCGCCTTCACTGTATGATCATGGACGCAAATGGATCAGAAGGCATCCATCCATTGCTGTTGCATGCGTGCTGCTTCTGGCAGTAGTCACTGCTGGGCTTTTCATCAATAACCGGATGATTGCTACTGAACAGCAGAAAACAGCAGATTCCTTGGAGCGGGAAAAACTGAGGGCTCGTGAAGCAGAAGATAACTTCCAAAAAGCCAGGCAGGCGGTTGATGCCCTGTTTCAGATCAGCCAGGAAGAACTGGCAGACAGGCCCATGGAAGCCAGTCGTAAGCGCATACTTGAAGTGGTGGTGAACTACTATCAGGATTTCATTGAGCAGAGGCAGGGGGATCCCGCTTCGCAAGCGGAACTCACCAGGGTACAGAATGAAGTGAAGAATATTCTGAGAGAATTGAATGCGATACAACGCGAAATGCAGTTACGGCTGCTATCAAACAGTGCTGTTCAAAAGGAATTGAAGTTGACCTCGGAACAGGAAACGCGATTAAAGGAATTCCTTGCTCAGTGGTCGCAGCAGAGACAGTTGTTTTTTGACCGGTCACGAAGCCAGAATACCGAATCACGTCGTACGGAACTGCTTGCCAGTGATGTAGAGCGTGAGAAGATGCTTGCATCCATCCTGCAACCATCACAACTTAAGCGTTATCGTGAAATTGCGATTCAATGTCTCGGTGCGGCGGCGTTTCGGGAGCCTGATATTATCAAAGCCTTGTCGCTAACCTCTCTACAGCGAATGGAAATTCGCGACGTGGAAAAAGATGTTTTCATGCGTCCAGTCAATTTTGGCTCAGGAAATCCTCGACCGCCTGCTCCGTTTAATCCCGAACGGCATCGCCAGTTGCGACATGATGCCATGACCAGGGTGCTGAAAATTCTGACTCCATCGCAGAAGGAAATCTGGCAACAAATCACAGGGCCAGATTTTGAAGAACTGCCTGTCGGCCCAATGCCTGGAATGATTTTCGGTCCTGCACCTGGTCCGGGAAGATAAATGCTGCTGGACACAACTTCGACCGTTTTCAGAAAAATGAAACATATCATGGCGGGAATTGTTTCAATACCGTTACTTAATGTGAAGACACGGTAAAGAAACCGTGAAGCTAGTCTCTGATCCTGTATTCGGGAAAAACATGACTGCACCGATCAGACTGACTGTTGCCTCCCTGGAAACGCAATCTCCTTCGTTGAGGCGTTTGCAAGGTGACACGCAGCCAGCCTGTGAACTTAAATTGCTGTTGAGCGAGGAGCAGGCGCTGGCTGTCGAAGACCGATGCCGGTTGGAACTGTTGCTCGATCCACATTGCACGAACCAGTCAAGCCCTGGCTATCACATCAAATCACTCTACTGCGATACACCAGAGTGGGATGTCTTCCATCGGCGAAACCGATTCCGTTTGTTCAAGTTTCGCGTAAGGCAGTACGGCTCCAGCACCCAGGTATATCTCGAACGAAAATCCAAGAAGGGCATCGAAGTTCGCAAAAAGCGATGGTGTATCCCTCTGCAACAGTTAGGGCTGCTGAACGGTGATGCAGAACAGGATTGGGAAGGAAGCTGGTTTCATAACCAGTTGATTCGAAACCGCCTGGGCCCTGTATGCCTGATTGAATATGAACGTGTGGCGTACTATGGCTCAAGTGGATCGGAGCCAGTTCGATTAACGTTTGACCGTCACATCCGTGGGGGATTGCATCATCCATGGTCGATGACCAGCCAGACATTTTCCATGCCCATTCTGCGAAACCAGGTGGTATGTGAATTCAAATTCCGAGGCTTATTGCCACCACTGTTCAAGTCGATCATTCATGAGTTGCAGCTAACAACCAGTGGTGTATCCAAATATCGACACTGCATTGATGCCAGTGGAGTTCTGAAGCAGGAGCAAAAGAATTATGCCTGATTGGTTATTGCCTTCGGCAGATGGAACGGCAGTAACGGCGAACCAGATGTTGGTGCGCCTGGTTCTGGCTTCCATCTTTGGAATTGTGGTGGCCATTATTTACCGGGCTAGCCATGGCAAGCATGATCAACCAGGCGATGCATGGACGTTGACGACAACGCTGGTTCTGCTCGCAATCCTGATTGCCATGGTTTCCATGGTCATTGGAGACAGCATAGCACGGGCATTCAGTCTGGTAGGCGCCTTGTCCATTGTCCGATTTCGCACGGTGGTGGATGATACACGGGATACAGCCTTCGTGATATTTGCAGTGATTGTCGGCATGGCAGCGGGAGCCGGGCATTTCATCCTGCCACTGTTAGGGATACCTGTAGTTGGATGCATGGCGGTGCTGCTCAGTCGTGCCAGCAATCCGCAAAGGCTGGTGCATGGCTCTGAACTGCAACTGAAGGTACGGCTGGGATTAGGGCGTGACCCACGGGAAATGTTGACGCCGATACTGGAAAAGCATCTCAGTCAGTATCGCCAGATTTCTGCATCGACCTCGCGAAAAGGCGCTGCCATCGATCTGACTTACATTGTGAAGCTCAAAATTCCCTCGGGAATGACGCACTTAGTGACAGACCTGAATCAATTGGAAGGCGTGCAGGAAGTTGAACTGCAGCCTTGAGAATGAACCGAGTACAGCTTAATCAGGGTGATAAACATGACACACGTTAAACCATGGATCATGGGAAGCATCATGCTTCTCGTGTTGAACTTCAGTTACACTCAGGAGCCACCACGCAAGGAAGGTCGAGGCTTCGGTGGACAGCCACCGGGCGGGCCGGGACAACCCCCACGCATGATGTTCTTCGGCCCTCCCGGTGCGATGCAGAATTCGACCATATCCCTGTTGACTATTCCTGAAGTGCAGAAAGAACTTGCACTGACCGAAGATCAGGTCAAGCAGGTGGAAAAGGCAAATAGCGAAGTGCAGCAATCAGGATTCGGCTCATTCAACTTCCAGGAGATGGAGAATCTCACACCCGAAGAACGGGAAAAGAAGATGGCTGAAATGCGTTCCAAGATGGAAACTGCAAGTAAAAAAGCAGATGAAACAGTTCGCAAGTTGCTGAATGCAAAACAATCCGCCAGGCTGGTACAGTTAAAACTTCAACGTGAGGGAGCCTCTGCCTTGCTGCAAGAAGATATTTCCAGCCAGTTAAAACTAAGTGAAAAACAGCGCGCTCAGATTGATGAAATTGTTCAGCGCAGTTCCACAGGTATGGGGCGATCATCCTTAACACCCCAGGCAAAAAAGGATTTGTTCGCCATTCTGACGAACGAACAGAAACAGCAGTGGGAGAAACTGGCCGGGAAAGACTTTACATTTCCAGAACAGCCAGGTGGACCTGGCATGATGATGCGAGGCCCTGGTGGTCCGGGTGGTGGCCCGCCCGGTGGTGGGCGAGGCGGTCCCGGTGGTCCAGGAGGTATGTTTGGCCAGACTCGCAAGATCGTCGGGCAATTTGATAAAGATGGCAATGGCTGGCTAAATAACGATGAACGTAAAGCTGCCCGCGAATCGCTGAGGTCGCAACCCAATGCAGGTGGTCGAGGCGGTCCAGGCGGACGTGGTGGTCGTGGCATGATGATGCCTGGTGGCAGGCATGAGCCGGGTAAGCCTGGGCCGAAGATCAGTCCTTCTGATGTGAAGACTGTTGCTGGTGATAATCTCTACGATCCGCATGTTATACGCACCTTGTTTTTCGAGTTTGAGAATAACGACTGGGAATCGGAACTGGAAGAATTCCGTTCCTCGGATGTCGATGTCACTGCGACGTTGACTGTAGATGGAAAAACTTATCCAAACGTGGGTGTCCATTTCCGTGGCATGTCGTCTTACGGTATGGTACCTGCGGGTTCCAAGCGATCGCTGAACGTATCGCTCGACCTAGTAGATTCCAAGCAACGCCTTTATGGCTACAAGACATTGAACCTGCTGAATGCCCATGAAGATCCAACCTTCATGCACTCGGTGCTTTATTCCCAGATTGCACGGACTTACATTCCTGCTCCCAAAGTGAACTTTGTCAAAGTGGTGATCAATGGTGAAAGCTGGGGGCTGTATTCCAATGCTCAACAGTTCGACAAGGTTTTCC
Proteins encoded in this window:
- a CDS encoding sigma-70 family RNA polymerase sigma factor, with amino-acid sequence MARQNVPGARGDLLENYRNYLELLARVEIGRLLQTKLDTADVVQETFLEAHRHFDGFRGNTESELVAWLRSIFSAKLSNLVRHYLGTQARDIRRENALEFNLDHSSRMLDRGLFTPEGTPSQQVVQREQGVLLAEALAKLPDNYREVIVLRHLEELTFPEVAQRLERTENSVQKIWVRALAKLRQLMGASE
- a CDS encoding protein kinase, translated to MSRQSVIKNDSDGDAITDSMMDDPRVLEVVNAYQHELDQGRHPDRKHYIQRYPDVSSAVKQCLEGLDLVRSGIRQSKSKAGSTFVPGATAHAGELSASPLGDFQIVREIARGGMGVVYEAIQLSLGRRVALKVLPFAATMDARRLQRFKNEAQAAALLHHTNIVPIYAVGCERGVHFYAMQLIEGQSLAIIIEQLQQQQVQLEPASPLPRAGATLPSTASLPGTEAMLHRTEQQPAERKQSSTLQISAAVTSGAKLDSETYIRRVARLMVQAADALEHAHQAGVIHRDIKPGNLLIDASANLWITDFGLAQLQADNGLTRSGDFLGTFRYMSPEQTGGKRTMLDHRTDIYSLGATFYELLTLRPALPGETHQELLYSILHVEPASPRQWNRAIPPEMETILLKSLSKHPADRYQTAAELSADVQRFLDHKPITARPPSLYDHGRKWIRRHPSIAVACVLLLAVVTAGLFINNRMIATEQQKTADSLEREKLRAREAEDNFQKARQAVDALFQISQEELADRPMEASRKRILEVVVNYYQDFIEQRQGDPASQAELTRVQNEVKNILRELNAIQREMQLRLLSNSAVQKELKLTSEQETRLKEFLAQWSQQRQLFFDRSRSQNTESRRTELLASDVEREKMLASILQPSQLKRYREIAIQCLGAAAFREPDIIKALSLTSLQRMEIRDVEKDVFMRPVNFGSGNPRPPAPFNPERHRQLRHDAMTRVLKILTPSQKEIWQQITGPDFEELPVGPMPGMIFGPAPGPGR
- a CDS encoding polyphosphate polymerase domain-containing protein → MTAPIRLTVASLETQSPSLRRLQGDTQPACELKLLLSEEQALAVEDRCRLELLLDPHCTNQSSPGYHIKSLYCDTPEWDVFHRRNRFRLFKFRVRQYGSSTQVYLERKSKKGIEVRKKRWCIPLQQLGLLNGDAEQDWEGSWFHNQLIRNRLGPVCLIEYERVAYYGSSGSEPVRLTFDRHIRGGLHHPWSMTSQTFSMPILRNQVVCEFKFRGLLPPLFKSIIHELQLTTSGVSKYRHCIDASGVLKQEQKNYA
- a CDS encoding DUF4956 domain-containing protein; translated protein: MPDWLLPSADGTAVTANQMLVRLVLASIFGIVVAIIYRASHGKHDQPGDAWTLTTTLVLLAILIAMVSMVIGDSIARAFSLVGALSIVRFRTVVDDTRDTAFVIFAVIVGMAAGAGHFILPLLGIPVVGCMAVLLSRASNPQRLVHGSELQLKVRLGLGRDPREMLTPILEKHLSQYRQISASTSRKGAAIDLTYIVKLKIPSGMTHLVTDLNQLEGVQEVELQP